From the Shewanella amazonensis SB2B genome, one window contains:
- a CDS encoding phospholipase C/P1 nuclease family protein — MIKYLFALLILLAFSAKGYHPKEAHEPLTTLAVDAMAQCGINLSESTRLQLMQGNLAMDEGAGKLPKELMNTSFAKAVFPMTKRIHNWHFYHPDKTADAQRLAGKTDMSMARLWQAAQAGLEQAPAEHKAYYLGAIIHLIQDVTVPAHAVPVYHGPKIIAWQREFAPLVNYLGFGFRGIFVIHDPVDDWPVNSTGAEQPIAAIPCPELHAASSNLSANFDALRTRVARQTLTALDNPIPGCAAPWRLFWREDLGHRYFAGYTQGIKPFGRANSLSGEGISIDGRPCEPDYQGFVETRHRAAIEATMAALQLSQLGVVSPVPTEAQ; from the coding sequence GTGATTAAATATCTGTTTGCTTTACTTATACTTTTGGCTTTTAGTGCCAAGGGCTATCACCCCAAAGAGGCCCACGAGCCCCTCACCACACTCGCCGTTGATGCCATGGCCCAATGCGGCATTAATCTGAGTGAGTCGACCCGTTTACAGTTGATGCAGGGCAACCTTGCCATGGATGAAGGCGCTGGCAAGCTGCCAAAGGAACTGATGAACACATCCTTTGCCAAGGCGGTGTTTCCCATGACCAAGCGAATTCATAACTGGCATTTTTATCATCCCGATAAAACCGCTGACGCTCAGCGGCTGGCGGGGAAGACCGATATGTCCATGGCACGGCTGTGGCAGGCGGCGCAGGCCGGGCTTGAGCAGGCACCCGCTGAGCACAAGGCCTATTATCTGGGCGCCATTATTCATCTTATTCAGGATGTCACTGTGCCAGCCCATGCGGTGCCCGTGTACCACGGCCCCAAAATCATTGCCTGGCAGCGGGAGTTTGCGCCGCTGGTGAATTACCTGGGTTTCGGATTTCGCGGCATTTTTGTTATCCATGACCCGGTGGACGACTGGCCGGTGAACTCAACCGGCGCTGAACAGCCAATTGCAGCCATTCCCTGCCCCGAGCTTCACGCAGCTTCAAGCAATCTTTCAGCAAACTTCGATGCCTTAAGGACTCGGGTAGCCAGACAAACCCTTACCGCGCTGGATAACCCCATTCCAGGCTGCGCCGCCCCCTGGCGGCTCTTTTGGCGTGAAGATTTGGGCCACAGATACTTCGCCGGTTACACGCAGGGCATCAAACCCTTTGGCAGGGCCAACAGCCTCAGCGGCGAAGGCATAAGTATCGATGGCAGGCCTTGCGAACCCGATTATCAGGGCTTTGTCGAGACCAGGCACAGGGCTGCAATAGAAGCCACCATGGCGGCGCTGCAGCTGAGCCAGTTGGGTGTGGTCAGCCCAGTCCCCACCGAGGCTCAATGA